In one window of Aphidius gifuensis isolate YNYX2018 linkage group LG4, ASM1490517v1, whole genome shotgun sequence DNA:
- the LOC122854987 gene encoding ADP-ribosylation factor-like protein 2, whose amino-acid sequence MGLLTVLKKLKQKEKEMRILMLGLDNAGKTTILKRINGEPISAISPTLGFNIKTLERDGFKLNIWDVGGQKSLRSYWRNYFESTDGLIWVVDSADKRRIEDCKDELYKLLQEERLQGASLLIFANKQDLPGALSSAEIAEVLHLSNIKTHNWKILKCSAITAENLITGVDWILRDIAARIFWQD is encoded by the exons ATGGGATTACTAaccgttttaaaaaaattaaaacaaaaagaaaaggaAATGCGAATATTAATGCT agGTCTTGACAATGCTGGTAAAACTACTATATTAAAACGAATAAATGGCGAGCCAATTAGTGCAATATCACCAACTCTTGGatttaacataaaaacatTAGAACGTGATGGATTCAAATTGAATATCTGGGATGTTGGTGGACAAAAATCACTGAGATCGTATtggagaaattatttcgaGTCAACAGATGGCCTCATTTGGGTTGTTGACAGTGCTGACAAACGAAGAATAGAAGATTGCAAAGATGAATTGTACAAGTTGCTACAAGAAGAACGTCTCCAAGGTGCCAGTCTTCTCATATTTGCAAATAAACAAGATCTACCGGGCGCATTATCATCAGCTGAAATTGCTGAGGTACttcatttatcaaatataaaaactcaCAATTGGAAAATACTTAAATGTTCAGCCATCACTGCTGAAAATCTTATTACAGGCGTTGATTGGATTTTAAGAGATATTGCAGCAAGAATTTTTTGGCAAGattga
- the LOC122854991 gene encoding uncharacterized protein LOC122854991, whose amino-acid sequence MKFFDDDYDWDYSSKNLYEEAFVSLSSAPTISILSSTNVTSYPAGYVPYVNKKIEKYFTEKTRHSLTKLLGLNKVQNHCESVETIITLKDTEPSPSISSVNSSSLCITGITISDSQLKLNEIHNSCKIPEDPGLVPGFWVLFPRSPTYKNDTFKKIIDTIDGMKLPRSHEVDDMLISDRAIFQRCDLVTVFCDAFIYNESVDKLNFEDNYLNVDACCYLNSLLEKNAIILSLNLEGCKIGMAGAERLKKGIGFARSLEHLDLSGCELGSVGLKHIVAGVCLSNTLKTLNLSNNKLGETSAEELTRLLSKNFSIKKLVLARNLLFSQKFWEVFINGLVRSKSLSKLDMSCNYLEDDCATFLAKFIDTSTQILNLNLAGNLLKKTGAERIAKSLENSLALRILCLQNNPIGAAGALKIVSALLPENSPSLKLEFINLDTVSPTRVIIPVLNKIKESRPWLIIKLGKILGDYNSIFPDKRRIFLKRANIEALSSKKKKLKADFGQFVIQLEEIFVACATFRESIDRYKLKLSDSLVDEIINAFIIDKDFVDQKALKLCYLKEFPDTKLILPIEEKKKRKSITFPK is encoded by the exons atgaaattttttgatgatgattacgATTGGGATTATTCCTCGAAAAACTTATATGAAGAAGCATTTGTATCATTGTCATCAGCACCAACAATTTCAATACTGTCATCAACAAATGTAACTAGCTACCCTGCTGGTTACGTACCatatgttaacaaaaaaattgaaaaatattttacagaaAAAACAAGACATTCATTAACGAAACTTCTCGGG CTAAATAAAGTTCAAAATCATTGTGAATCAGTTGAAACAATAATAACGCTTAAAGATACAGAGCCAAGTCCATCAATATCATCTGTAAATAGTTCAAGTTTATGTATAACAGGAATAACAATAAGTGATTCACAATTAAAACTTAATGAGATACACAACAGCTGTAAAATTCCTGAAGATCCAGGTCTTGTTCCAGGATTTTGGGTTTTGTTTCCAAGATCACcaacatataaaaatgatacatttaaaaaaattattgatacaaTCGATGGTATGAAACTACCAAGAAGTCATGAAGTCGATGATATGTTAATCTCGGATAGAGCTATTTTCCAACGCTGTGATCTTGTTACTGTTTTCTGTGATGCATTCATCTACAATGAATCAGTTGATAAATTGAACTTTgaggataattatttaaacgttGATGCATGCTGTTACTTAAACAGTCTTCTGGAGAAAAATgctataatattatcattaaacttGGAAGGCTGCAAGATTGGAATGGCAGGAGCTGAAAGGCTTAAAAAAGGTATTGGATTTGCTCGCTCGTTGGAGCATCTTGATTTGAGTGGCTGTGAACTTGGCAGTGTTGGCTTAAAACACATTGTCGCTGGTGTTTGTCTGAGCAATACTTTGAAAACTCTGAATTTATCTAACAATAAACTTGGAGAAACTAGTGCTGAAGAGCTCACTAGGCTACTTTCAAAAAACTTTTCTAtcaaaaaattagttttagcGAGAAATTTGTTGTTCAGCCAAAAGTTTTGGGAAGTATTCATTAACGGATTGGTGCGGAGTAAAAGTTTATCTAAGCTAGATATGTCATGTAATTACTTGGAAGATGATTGTGCTACATTTTTAgctaaatttattgatacatCTACACAAATACTCAACTTGAATCTTGCTG gaaatttacttaaaaaaacagGTGCAGAAAGAATCGCCAAATCTTTAGAAAATAGTTTGGCTCTTCGAATTTTATGTTTACAAAATAATCCAATTGGTGCTGCAGGagcattaaaaattgttagtgCATTGTTACCTGAAAACTCACCGTCGCttaaacttgaatttattaatcttGACACTGTGTCACCGACCAGAGTGATAATaccagttttaaataaaataaaagaaagcaGACCATGgttgataataaaactggGGAAAATATTAGGTGATTACAACTCAATTTTTCCAGATaaaagaagaatatttttaaagagaGCTAATATTGAAGCGTTGagttcgaaaaaaaaaaagttaaaagcGGACTTTGGACAATTTGTAATACAACTTGAAGAGATTTTCGTTGCTTGTG ctACTTTTCGAGAATCTATCGATAggtataaattgaaattgagTGATTCGTTGGTGGATGAAATAATCAAtgcatttattattgacaaagATTTTGTTGATCAGAAGGCTTTGAAGTTATGTTACTTGAAGGAATTTCCAGATACAAAATTGATATTaccaattgaagaaaaaaaaaaaaggaaatcgATTACATTTCctaaataa